The Myotis daubentonii chromosome 19, mMyoDau2.1, whole genome shotgun sequence genome window below encodes:
- the PXN gene encoding paxillin isoform X4 encodes MDDLDALLEDLESTTSHISKRPVFLSEETPYSYPTGNHTYQEIAVPPPVPPPPSSEALNGALLDPLDQWQTSAPRFIHQQPQPLPPAYGSSAKPCSASIPQDGLGPPCARAGEEEHVYSFPNKQKSAEPSPNVMSSSLGSNLSELDRLLLELNAVQHGPSGFPTDEANASPPLPRALSPHYGAPENSSLLAGSAGPLVKEKPKRNGARGLEDVRPSVESLLDELESSVPSPVPAITVSHGEMSSPQRVTSSQQQTRISASSATRELDELMASLSDFKIRSVIRRSRETGHAHPMSREPSPRRRLDPATMSRTPSQERLIAELQGRLGIQPEAEGAAGAAGASTEDWMTEGVVITVQPRGRRAEGQLVEKVVFPPGSPVPLRRTFSVLPSPPAPFLQHHREAAASSPSPPPSLPAPSTLGPSALPCGSPGAQSAGAGPQEDVQGPASPLPAPPTVRSVGCQTDEDPMFPPMQIQGLEQRADGELCWAAGWPPSGRQSSPEGQDEGGFMAQGKTGSSSPPGEPPKPGSQLDSMLGSLQSDLNKLGVATVAKGVCGACKKPIAGQVVTAMGRTWHPEHFVCTHCQEEIGSRNFFERDGQPYCEKDYHTLFSPRCYYCNGPILDKVVTALDRTWHPEHFFCAQCGAFFGPEGFHEKDGKAYCRKDYFDMFAPKCGGCARAILENYISALNTLWHPECFVCRECFTPFINGSFFEHDGQPYCEVHYHERRGSLCSGCQKPITGRCITAMAKKFHPEHFVCAFCLKQLNKGTFKEQNDKPYCQNCFLKLFC; translated from the exons ACGCCCTGCTGGAGGACTTGGAGTCCACCACCTCCCACATCTCCAAGCGGCCCGTGTTCTTGTCGGAGGAGACTCCCTACTCCTACCCAACTGGAAACCACACGTACCAGGAGATTGCGGTGCCGCCCCCGGTCCCTCCACCCCCGTCCAGCGAGGCCCTCAATGGCGCGCTCCTTGACCCCTTAGACCAGTGGCAGACCAGCGCCCCCCGATTCATCCaccagcag ccccagcccctgccgccGGCCTACGGCTCCAGTGCCAAACCCTGCAGCGCCTCCATCCCCCAGGACGGCCTGGGCCCTCCGTGCGCTCGGGCCGGTGAGGAAGAGCACGTCTACAG CTTCCCCAACAAGCAGAAGTCGGCTGAGCCTTCACCCAACGTGATGAGCTCCTCCCTGGGCAGCAACCTTTCGGAACTGGACCGCCTGCTGCTGGAGCTGAACGCTGTGCAGCACGGCCCCTCAGGCTTCCCCACAG aTGAGGCCAACGCGAGCCCCCCGCTGCCTCGGGCTCTGAGCCCTCACTATGGCGCCCCGGAGAACAGCAGCCTGCTGGCGGGCAGCGCCGGGCCCCTGGTGAAAGAGAAGCCCAAGCGGAACGGGGCCCGGGGCCTGGAGGATGTGCGGCCCAGCGTGGAGAGCCTCCTGGACGAGCTGGAGAGCTCCGTGCCCAGCCCCGT CCCCGCCATCACTGTGAGCCATGGCGAGATGAGCAGCCCCCAGCGCGTCACCTCCAGCCAGCAGCAGACACGGATCTCGGCCTCCTCCGCCACCAGGGAGCTGGACGAGCTGATGGCTTCCCTGTCGGATTTTAAG atCCGCTCCGTGATCAGGAGGAGCCGGGAGACAGGCCACGCGCACCCCATGTCCCGGGAGCCCTCCCCTCGCCGCCGGCTGGACCCCGCCACCATGAGCAGGACCCCATCCCAGGAGCGGCTCATCGCAGAGCTGCAGGGGCGGCTGGGCATCCAGCCGGAGgcggagggggcggcgggggcggcgggggcctcCACCGAGGACTGGATGACGGAGGGCGTCGTCATCACTGTGCAGCCTCGAGGGAGGCGGGCTGAGGGGCAGCTGGTAGAGAAG GTGGTTTTCCCTCCCGGCTCTCCCGTCCCCCTGAGAAGAACCTTCTCTGTTCtgccttctcctcctgcccctttcCTCCAGCATCACAGAGAGGCCGCGGCCAGCAGCCCTTCTCCCCcgcccagcctgcctgccccctccaccctggGGCCCTCAGCTCTTCCCTGTGGGTCCCCTGGGGCTCAGAGTGCTGGGGCAGGGCCGCAGGAGGACGTGCAGGGGCCCGCCTCGccccttcctgcaccccccaccgtGAGGTCCGTGGGCTGCCAGACCGACGAGGACCCGATGTTCCCCCCGATGCAG ATCCAGGGCCTGGAACAGAGAGCAGATGGAGAGCTGTGCTGGGCGGCTGGCTGGCCTCCGAGTGGCAGGCAGAGCAGCCCCGAAGGGCAGGACGAGGGAGGG TTCATGGCCCAGGGGAAGACAGGGAGCAGCTCTCCCCCCGGGGAGCCCCCAAAGCCCGGGAGCCAGCTGGACAGCATGCTGGGGAGCCTGCAGTCCGACCTGAACAAACTGGGGGTTGCCACAGTCGCCAAGGGAGTCTGCGGGGCCTGCAAGAAGCCCATCGCCGGGCAG GTGGTGACGGCCATGGGGAGGACGTGGCACCCCGAGCACTTCGTCTGCACCCACTGCCAGGAGGAGATCGGGTCCCGGAACTTCTTTGAGCGGGACGGGCAGCCCTACTGTGAAAAGGACTACCACACCCTCTTCTCCCCGCGCTGCTACTACTGCAACGGCCCCATCCTGGAT AAAGTGGTGACAGCCCTCGACCGGACGTGGCACCCCGAGCACTTCTTCTGTGCCCAGTGCGGCGCCTTCTTCGGTCCTGAAG GGTTCCACGAGAAGGATGGCAAAGCCTATTGCCGGAAGGATTACTTTGACATGTTCGCGCCCAAGTGTGGCGGCTGCGCCCGGGCCATCCTGGAGAACTACATCTCGGCCCTCAACACCCTCTGGCACCCCGAGTGCTTCGTGTGCCGG GAGTGCTTCACGCCGTTCATCAACGGCAGCTTCTTCGAGCACGACGGGCAGCCCTACTGCGAGGTGCACTACCACGAGCGGCGCGGCTCGCTGTGCTCCGGCTGCCAGAAGCCCATCACCGGCCGCTGCATCACCGCCATGGCCAAGAAGTTCCACCCCGAGCACTTCGTCTGTGCCTTCTGCCTCAAGCAGCTCAACAAGGGCACCTTCAAGGAGCAGAACGACAAGCCTTACTGTCAGAACTGCTTCCTCAAGCTCTTCTGCTAG
- the PXN gene encoding paxillin isoform X3: MSSSLGSNLSELDRLLLELNAVQHGPSGFPTDEANASPPLPRALSPHYGAPENSSLLAGSAGPLVKEKPKRNGARGLEDVRPSVESLLDELESSVPSPVPAITVSHGEMSSPQRVTSSQQQTRISASSATRELDELMASLSDFKTSSSAVALNSLGLPPSSAPSSHHIRPSPPSPPPPPLPPPGPSILLPPTIKPSSGGHGLTTEALCREDDEEGQGLLPPVAPSWLDLAGLAVTPGTPNSRSPSAEGSLGPFGAESQARGWRDALNLKSELCRAPPGHSRPQAGCAGPQEPGDPQGLSASPAYPEEALAATWEQPWALEALRPETPHRATPSFQEVTEPAVVAIDHQVVFPDTWSPTKERGQLQEGTRPEPAGPEGSRPAPVDQEQLGGEMPVRRSPIRPTQGPETARRTVGTAEAAAEAERAQLELPQAVVPDTPTTERISTSGQIRSVIRRSRETGHAHPMSREPSPRRRLDPATMSRTPSQERLIAELQGRLGIQPEAEGAAGAAGASTEDWMTEGVVITVQPRGRRAEGQLVEKVVFPPGSPVPLRRTFSVLPSPPAPFLQHHREAAASSPSPPPSLPAPSTLGPSALPCGSPGAQSAGAGPQEDVQGPASPLPAPPTVRSVGCQTDEDPMFPPMQIQGLEQRADGELCWAAGWPPSGRQSSPEGQDEGGFMAQGKTGSSSPPGEPPKPGSQLDSMLGSLQSDLNKLGVATVAKGVCGACKKPIAGQVVTAMGRTWHPEHFVCTHCQEEIGSRNFFERDGQPYCEKDYHTLFSPRCYYCNGPILDKVVTALDRTWHPEHFFCAQCGAFFGPEGFHEKDGKAYCRKDYFDMFAPKCGGCARAILENYISALNTLWHPECFVCRECFTPFINGSFFEHDGQPYCEVHYHERRGSLCSGCQKPITGRCITAMAKKFHPEHFVCAFCLKQLNKGTFKEQNDKPYCQNCFLKLFC; this comes from the exons ATGAGCTCCTCCCTGGGCAGCAACCTTTCGGAACTGGACCGCCTGCTGCTGGAGCTGAACGCTGTGCAGCACGGCCCCTCAGGCTTCCCCACAG aTGAGGCCAACGCGAGCCCCCCGCTGCCTCGGGCTCTGAGCCCTCACTATGGCGCCCCGGAGAACAGCAGCCTGCTGGCGGGCAGCGCCGGGCCCCTGGTGAAAGAGAAGCCCAAGCGGAACGGGGCCCGGGGCCTGGAGGATGTGCGGCCCAGCGTGGAGAGCCTCCTGGACGAGCTGGAGAGCTCCGTGCCCAGCCCCGT CCCCGCCATCACTGTGAGCCATGGCGAGATGAGCAGCCCCCAGCGCGTCACCTCCAGCCAGCAGCAGACACGGATCTCGGCCTCCTCCGCCACCAGGGAGCTGGACGAGCTGATGGCTTCCCTGTCGGATTTTAAG ACCAGCTCCTCTGCTGTGGCCTTGAACTCCCTGGGGCTGCCGCCCAGCTCAGCTCCATCCTCACACCACATAcgtccttctcctccttctcctcctcctcctcctcttcctcctcctgggccctctATACTCTTGCCACCCACTATTAAACCCTCCTCTGGAGGCCACGGTCTCACCACAGAGGCCCTCTGCCGTGAGGATGATGAGGAAGGGCAGGGCCTCTTACCTCCTGTGGCCCCCAGCTGGCTTGATTTGGCTGGCCTCGCGGTGACGCCTGGCACCCCCAACTCAAGGTCTCCCTCTGCGGAGGGCTCTCTGGGGCCATTTGGTGCAGAGAGCCAGGCTCGAGGCTGGAGGGACGCACTAAACCTCAAGAGTGAGCTCTGCAGGGCTCCCCCAGGCCACAGTCGACCCCAAGCTGGGTGTGCAGGTCCCCAGGAGCCTGGAGACCCCCAAGGGCTGTCAGCCAGCCCTGCGTACCCAGAGGAGGCCTTGGCTGCCACGTGGGAGCAGCCGTGGGCTTTGGAGGCGCTCAGGCCAGAGACTCCCCACAGAGCTACGCCCAGCTTCCAGGAAGTAACGGAGCCAGCTGTCGTGGCCATAGACCATCAGGTCGTCTTCCCAGATACCTGGAGTCCCACGAAGGAACGTGGACAGCTGCAGGAGGGGACCAGGCCAGAGCCCGCGGGGCCAGAGGGCAGCCGCCCGGCTCCTGTGGACCAGGAACAGTTGGGTGGAGAGATGCCCGTGCGGCGAAGCCCGATCCGGCCAACCCAGGGACCCGAGACAGCCCGGAGGACAGTGGGCACCGCTGAAGCTGCTGCCGAGGCAGAGAGGGCACAGCTGGAGCTTCCACAGGCCGTGGTCCCGGACACGCCCACCACCGAGAGGATTTCCACCTCTGGCCAG atCCGCTCCGTGATCAGGAGGAGCCGGGAGACAGGCCACGCGCACCCCATGTCCCGGGAGCCCTCCCCTCGCCGCCGGCTGGACCCCGCCACCATGAGCAGGACCCCATCCCAGGAGCGGCTCATCGCAGAGCTGCAGGGGCGGCTGGGCATCCAGCCGGAGgcggagggggcggcgggggcggcgggggcctcCACCGAGGACTGGATGACGGAGGGCGTCGTCATCACTGTGCAGCCTCGAGGGAGGCGGGCTGAGGGGCAGCTGGTAGAGAAG GTGGTTTTCCCTCCCGGCTCTCCCGTCCCCCTGAGAAGAACCTTCTCTGTTCtgccttctcctcctgcccctttcCTCCAGCATCACAGAGAGGCCGCGGCCAGCAGCCCTTCTCCCCcgcccagcctgcctgccccctccaccctggGGCCCTCAGCTCTTCCCTGTGGGTCCCCTGGGGCTCAGAGTGCTGGGGCAGGGCCGCAGGAGGACGTGCAGGGGCCCGCCTCGccccttcctgcaccccccaccgtGAGGTCCGTGGGCTGCCAGACCGACGAGGACCCGATGTTCCCCCCGATGCAG ATCCAGGGCCTGGAACAGAGAGCAGATGGAGAGCTGTGCTGGGCGGCTGGCTGGCCTCCGAGTGGCAGGCAGAGCAGCCCCGAAGGGCAGGACGAGGGAGGG TTCATGGCCCAGGGGAAGACAGGGAGCAGCTCTCCCCCCGGGGAGCCCCCAAAGCCCGGGAGCCAGCTGGACAGCATGCTGGGGAGCCTGCAGTCCGACCTGAACAAACTGGGGGTTGCCACAGTCGCCAAGGGAGTCTGCGGGGCCTGCAAGAAGCCCATCGCCGGGCAG GTGGTGACGGCCATGGGGAGGACGTGGCACCCCGAGCACTTCGTCTGCACCCACTGCCAGGAGGAGATCGGGTCCCGGAACTTCTTTGAGCGGGACGGGCAGCCCTACTGTGAAAAGGACTACCACACCCTCTTCTCCCCGCGCTGCTACTACTGCAACGGCCCCATCCTGGAT AAAGTGGTGACAGCCCTCGACCGGACGTGGCACCCCGAGCACTTCTTCTGTGCCCAGTGCGGCGCCTTCTTCGGTCCTGAAG GGTTCCACGAGAAGGATGGCAAAGCCTATTGCCGGAAGGATTACTTTGACATGTTCGCGCCCAAGTGTGGCGGCTGCGCCCGGGCCATCCTGGAGAACTACATCTCGGCCCTCAACACCCTCTGGCACCCCGAGTGCTTCGTGTGCCGG GAGTGCTTCACGCCGTTCATCAACGGCAGCTTCTTCGAGCACGACGGGCAGCCCTACTGCGAGGTGCACTACCACGAGCGGCGCGGCTCGCTGTGCTCCGGCTGCCAGAAGCCCATCACCGGCCGCTGCATCACCGCCATGGCCAAGAAGTTCCACCCCGAGCACTTCGTCTGTGCCTTCTGCCTCAAGCAGCTCAACAAGGGCACCTTCAAGGAGCAGAACGACAAGCCTTACTGTCAGAACTGCTTCCTCAAGCTCTTCTGCTAG